The following DNA comes from Nothobranchius furzeri strain GRZ-AD chromosome 19, NfurGRZ-RIMD1, whole genome shotgun sequence.
ACAGGGACAGGTGGagacccgttctgacctgaaggAGGAGACTTCAGCCTGCCAATCATCAGTCCTAAAGTGACATAATTGGCCCCTAAGACCAGGAGGTGGGGTTTATTCACCAGAACAGGAAGAGCTTCGCTCAGATGAACTTCCAGGGCTCTGTAACACGGATCCTTCCTGCAGACCAGAGGGCAGACGGTTGGTCACATGACGTCAGCATCACAAACACGCTACAGGCTCATCGTGACTACCTGACGGTCTCCGGCTCAGTGACGGTAAAATTCAGGAGGGCGGAGCACGCCGTCTCTCTGCTCGGGTCTCTGGAGGACGCCCTGTCACTCCGCCCCTTTAAGGAGGTCCAGGTCTGCAGCAGGAAGTCCACAAGCAGCGCCGGAGCGTCTAGggtcagcagcacctgcctgggaCCTTCCTCAGCGGACAGGTGGCACAGAGCTGGGAGAAGATACCTGCAAAGGGGGTGGAGCCTGCTGTCAACATCACTCAGGGAGTTGTTGATGTCACACACAAGTCGGTGTTTACCTCAGAGCCTCGCCGCCAGTCCACGCCCCGCCCCCCTCACTCACAAACACCATGGCCATCCAATCAGAGAGTCCCTGTTCCAAGCTCCCAGCCTGCAGGTGGCGCCGTGAGTAGCTAATCAGGAACGGTAACAGTCTGGTCACCTCCTCCTTCAGACAGGAAGTCTCTTCTGCCAGCCACGAGCACAACGAGCGAAAGGTGGCAAACACGAACGGATCGTCATAGCGACCGGGATCCACCTGAGGAAACAGGCTACAGGTGATGCTGTCTGAGCGCGCTCAGTAGGACATCATACAGGTGAAAGCACAGAACCCAGAGCACACACCGATTCCAGAACCTCCACCACTCTCACCTGCTGCAGGTAGAACATCACGGCGGAGAAGGCCTCCTCGAGAACCCCGAGGACCTGCCGGCTCTGCTGCAGGCTGAGGGACGGCGAGGAAGAGGAGCGAAGAGGAGGAGCAGCTCCACCCGTGCAGGCCTGCTCCATGGCAGCCTCCATGATCCGGTAACATCCTGTGAGGAGTAAACTCCGGTTAGTGATGATGATGGGCTTAGGGCTAGATGATGAAGGTTCCTGGTGGAGCTCCGCTGGTAGCGGTTAGCTCTGAGAGCTAACCTGGACGGTTTGTCTCGGCAGCAGAACCCAAATCAGAACCAGTGAGAAAAACAGACTACCTGTGAGCGTGTGCTGCAGTTCTGAGCTCACATCCGTCCCAGGTGGTTCTTCTAATCCCATCCTGACTTCCACACAGGCCCGGTTCACCAACAGGCAGCAGAACTTGGGTGGTCCTGCCAGCTCCCAACCACACAAGTCCAGTAAACAGGCACTGAGCACCAGAACCAGTCCAATCAGTCTTGGTGTTAACTTAGCCTGCAGTGTGGGTCTCAGTGCAGCCCACACCTGGCTCACTGCCCCCCTCAACGCCTCACTACCTGACACCACCCCTGCTGGGGGCAGGAACTGCACCAGCTGGGCACACATCCCCAGTCGAGTCGGGTCCGGGGCCCGGCAGAAGTCCGTGGAGAGTCTGGTTAGCAGAGACAGAAGTTCTGCTGGATGTCTGCTCCATGCTCTGTCCTTGGTTTTACCTGAAAGAAGGCACCCCAGCAAGGTGAGGCCTTTCTGGTAGCTGAGGGTCTGGTTCTGTTCCACCGCCCGACAAAGAGCAGGGATGGCTCCCCTGCTCAGGAGCTGCTCAGAGCCCTTGGGCAAGGCACACACAGCTGTCAGAACCTGGTAGCAGTCTGCAGCTATGGGTTCTTCCAGAAGGGAGGTTCCCTGAAGATGAGACCATCTGTCTGCATCACTGGCAGGCCTGCTACCCTCTGACAGGTCTGAAACCACTGGACTGTGCCCAGGTCGGGTCTGCTGGTTCTGGTCCAGACCTTTAGAGATGATGTCCAGAAGGAGGGGGACAGTGCTGAGGAGCTGGTGATGAGAGGCCATGTGTGGATCTAAGCTTAGAGAGGCCAGAAGAGCGGTACCCAGAGAGAGCATCTGCTGGTGGGGTAGTCCTGCACACACACCTCCCCGGACGGAGGTCACCAGGAGCCGGGCAGGGAGGCTCAAGCCCACCGCTTCCAGGATCCTTCGCAGGGTGGGCTGATCCAGCTGGCGGGCGGGACACACACGGGTGATCTAGAACAGGATCAGGACTGTTAGACCGGAACAGAGCCGTCTCCCAGAGATGATCTGATTAGACTCACCAGCAGCAGAGCAGCTAACGTGTGACTGTCGGTTTGTGCGTGCGTGAGCGCGTGCAAACACCTGTCCAACACCTGTCTCTGGGCTTCAGGTAAAGCTTCTCCCCATGCATCATCAAGCTTGCTGCTCCTCTCAGGAAGAGCTGGGTTAGCCATGATGGTCCCCCTTGGACCAGCTCACCACGAGAAGTTAGCTACCAGTAGCGGTTAGCTAACAGTGGTTAACTACTAGCGGTTAGCTAACAGTGAATAACTACTAGCGGTTAGCTAACAGTGAATAACTACTAGCGGTTAGCTAACAGTGAATAACTACTAGCGGTTAGCTAACAGTGAATAACTACTAGCGGTTAGCTACCAGTGAATAACTACTAGCGGTTAGCTAACAGTGAATAACTACTAGCGGTTAGCTACCAGTGAATAACTACTAGCGGTTAGCTAACAGTGAATAACTACTAGCGGTTAGCTAACAGTGAATAACTACTAGCGGTTAGCTAACAGTGAATAACTACTAGCGGTTAGCTAACGGTGAATAACTACTAGCGGTTAGCTAACAGTGAATAACTACTAGCGGTTAGCTCA
Coding sequences within:
- the ncdn gene encoding neurochondrin, which codes for MANPALPERSSKLDDAWGEALPEAQRQVLDRCLHALTHAQTDSHTLAALLLITRVCPARQLDQPTLRRILEAVGLSLPARLLVTSVRGGVCAGLPHQQMLSLGTALLASLSLDPHMASHHQLLSTVPLLLDIISKGLDQNQQTRPGHSPVVSDLSEGSRPASDADRWSHLQGTSLLEEPIAADCYQVLTAVCALPKGSEQLLSRGAIPALCRAVEQNQTLSYQKGLTLLGCLLSGKTKDRAWSRHPAELLSLLTRLSTDFCRAPDPTRLGMCAQLVQFLPPAGVVSGSEALRGAVSQVWAALRPTLQAKLTPRLIGLVLVLSACLLDLCGWELAGPPKFCCLLVNRACVEVRMGLEEPPGTDVSSELQHTLTGCYRIMEAAMEQACTGGAAPPLRSSSSPSLSLQQSRQVLGVLEEAFSAVMFYLQQVDPGRYDDPFVFATFRSLCSWLAEETSCLKEEVTRLLPFLISYSRRHLQAGSLEQGLSDWMAMVFVSEGGGAWTGGEALRYLLPALCHLSAEEGPRQVLLTLDAPALLVDFLLQTWTSLKGRSDRASSRDPSRETACSALLNFTVTEPETVRKDPCYRALEVHLSEALPVLVNKPHLLVLGANYVTLGLMIGRLKSPPSGSVEADQKRFFTAALRFLRGALESGSGSGSGVVQVSVSWKDSWDEAAELWRLSLQVLGGCVRTWPWVVGLIREEGWLQHTVSMLARCSGLPDQNTQVVLEEVLCAVVERCSVCQQEISDVMRREQGGALSRMRSLKELVRLK